A DNA window from Vagococcus penaei contains the following coding sequences:
- the mgtA gene encoding magnesium-translocating P-type ATPase — translation MTKKTYEFFAKKQMNEVFDLYSSSIDGLTAEKIEDLRDKHGENRISHGKKTPLFIEILKAYFTPFTIVLIALAVISFITDYLIVPASERDLTGVIIIVLMVILSGTMTLVQSVRSSKAAEKLGNLVKVTATVVRDGQEKELPIEELVCGDVVKLAAGDMIPADIRLYRTKDLFISQAAMTGESYPVEKKADYEVTEHSTDTDLENIVYMGSNVVSGSALGIVIAVGNDTLFGQIAKGVSETRTITSFDIGISKTSWLLIRFMLVMAPAVFLINGLTKGDWLEAFLFGLSIAVGLTPEMLPMIVTTNLVKGASSMAKKGTIIKNLNSIQNFGAIDILCTDKTGTLTQDKIILEYHLDVDGKEDLRVLRHAFFNSYYQTGLKNLMDKAIIESADEELAIDVSHYTKVDEIPFDFQRRRMSVVIEDNHGKTQMITKGAIEEMLDISSYVDYRGEVIPLTEELRETILKTVDELNEDGLRVIGVSQKTNPSVVGEFSIQDESDMVLIGYLAFLDPPKETTKDALDALRKHGVGVKVLTGDNALVTKSVCKQVGLKNEAIIIGNTLDHLTDDELQKVAIENNIFVKLTPSQKTRLVRVLREAGHTVGFMGDGINDAPAMKEADVGISVDTAVDIAKESADVILLEKDLMILERGILSGRKTFGNIMKYVKMTASSNFGNMFSVVIASIFLPFLPMLPLQVLFLNLIYDISCMSIPWDHMDEEYLEEPKKWDATSIGSFMRWLGPTSSIFDITTYLLMYFIICPAVVGGSFHTLNAEQQVMFIAVFHAGWFVESLWSQTLVIYALRTPKIPFIQSNPSFILATVTTLGIAIGTVLPFTDFGENLGLVDLPGEYWAWLAVTIIAYLVLVMIVKKIYVKKYGELL, via the coding sequence ATGACAAAAAAAACGTATGAATTTTTTGCTAAAAAGCAAATGAATGAAGTATTTGACCTATATTCAAGCTCAATTGATGGCTTAACAGCAGAAAAAATTGAGGATTTACGTGATAAACATGGAGAAAATCGGATTTCACATGGTAAGAAAACGCCTTTATTTATTGAAATTTTAAAAGCATATTTTACTCCATTTACTATTGTGCTAATTGCTTTAGCGGTTATTTCATTTATTACTGATTATTTGATTGTTCCTGCTAGTGAACGTGATTTGACTGGTGTTATTATCATCGTATTAATGGTTATCCTAAGTGGAACGATGACGCTTGTTCAATCGGTACGCTCAAGTAAAGCGGCTGAAAAATTAGGTAATTTAGTTAAAGTTACAGCCACAGTAGTTAGAGATGGTCAGGAAAAAGAGTTACCGATTGAAGAATTAGTTTGTGGTGATGTGGTAAAATTAGCGGCCGGCGATATGATACCTGCTGATATTCGATTATATCGGACAAAAGATTTGTTTATTTCACAAGCGGCGATGACTGGTGAGAGTTATCCTGTTGAGAAAAAGGCTGATTACGAGGTGACTGAACATAGTACAGACACTGATTTAGAGAATATTGTCTACATGGGAAGTAACGTGGTAAGTGGTAGTGCACTTGGTATAGTTATCGCAGTGGGAAATGATACCTTATTTGGCCAAATTGCTAAGGGTGTATCAGAGACACGAACGATTACTAGTTTTGATATTGGGATTAGTAAAACGTCATGGCTATTAATTCGTTTTATGTTAGTTATGGCACCTGCTGTTTTTCTAATAAACGGTTTGACTAAAGGGGATTGGCTTGAAGCATTTCTCTTTGGTTTATCAATTGCAGTGGGGCTAACGCCTGAGATGTTACCAATGATTGTCACCACTAACTTAGTTAAAGGTGCATCTAGCATGGCTAAAAAAGGCACTATTATCAAAAATTTAAATTCGATTCAAAATTTTGGGGCAATCGATATTCTTTGCACGGATAAAACGGGAACGTTGACACAAGATAAAATTATTTTAGAATACCACCTTGATGTCGATGGTAAAGAAGACTTGCGGGTCTTACGTCATGCATTTTTCAACAGCTACTATCAAACAGGATTAAAGAATTTGATGGATAAAGCAATTATTGAGTCGGCGGATGAAGAATTAGCGATTGATGTATCGCATTATACTAAAGTAGACGAAATTCCGTTTGATTTTCAACGTCGCCGGATGAGTGTTGTGATTGAAGATAATCATGGTAAGACACAGATGATTACTAAAGGTGCAATTGAAGAAATGCTAGATATTTCTTCTTACGTTGATTATCGTGGTGAAGTCATTCCTTTAACCGAAGAATTACGGGAGACAATTTTAAAAACGGTAGATGAATTAAACGAAGATGGGCTACGTGTTATCGGGGTATCTCAAAAGACTAATCCAAGTGTCGTTGGTGAATTCTCAATCCAAGATGAGAGTGACATGGTTTTAATTGGTTATCTTGCCTTTTTAGATCCACCAAAAGAAACGACAAAAGATGCTCTTGATGCGTTACGCAAACATGGTGTCGGTGTCAAGGTGCTAACAGGAGACAATGCGTTAGTCACTAAATCAGTTTGTAAGCAAGTTGGTTTGAAAAACGAAGCAATTATTATTGGAAATACGCTCGACCATTTAACTGACGATGAATTACAAAAAGTAGCGATTGAAAATAATATTTTTGTTAAATTAACGCCTTCACAAAAAACACGTTTGGTTCGTGTCTTACGTGAAGCGGGTCATACGGTTGGTTTCATGGGTGACGGGATTAATGATGCTCCAGCAATGAAAGAGGCTGATGTGGGTATTTCGGTTGATACTGCAGTAGATATCGCAAAAGAGTCTGCTGATGTTATCCTTTTAGAAAAAGATCTGATGATTTTAGAGCGTGGCATTTTATCTGGTCGTAAAACATTTGGTAATATTATGAAGTATGTAAAAATGACGGCAAGTTCAAACTTTGGTAATATGTTTTCTGTTGTAATTGCCAGTATCTTTCTACCATTTTTACCAATGTTACCTTTGCAAGTCCTATTCTTGAATTTGATTTATGATATTTCTTGTATGTCTATTCCATGGGATCATATGGATGAAGAGTATCTAGAAGAGCCTAAAAAATGGGACGCAACAAGTATTGGGTCATTTATGCGTTGGTTAGGACCAACAAGTTCAATTTTTGATATCACAACCTATCTTTTAATGTACTTTATCATTTGTCCAGCTGTTGTTGGTGGTTCGTTCCATACGTTAAATGCGGAACAACAAGTAATGTTTATTGCTGTATTCCATGCTGGCTGGTTCGTTGAATCATTATGGTCACAAACGTTAGTTATTTACGCATTACGAACACCTAAAATACCATTTATCCAAAGTAACCCATCATTTATTTTAGCCACTGTCACAACTTTAGGTATTGCTATTGGTACAGTCTTACCATTTACCGATTTTGGAGAAAATCTTGGATTAGTTGATTTACCTGGAGAATACTGGGCATGGTTGGCAGTGACAATTATCGCTTATTTGGTGTTAGTTATGATTGTAAAAAAAATCTATGTAAAAAAATATGGCGAATTACTATAA
- a CDS encoding DUF1033 family protein, which yields MYQVIMTYSENEPWWFFDEWQEDITKELSFDTFEAACNYFKDICHEYSDKFESHRVKDDYLVAFWNENDLIYCEDCDEELQAYYGVMLVKNYKKLDDGDSESDEAINYSGKAKCCQRHS from the coding sequence ATGTATCAAGTGATAATGACATATAGTGAAAATGAGCCGTGGTGGTTTTTTGATGAGTGGCAAGAAGACATAACGAAGGAATTATCTTTTGATACATTCGAGGCTGCTTGTAATTATTTTAAAGACATTTGTCATGAATATAGTGATAAATTTGAAAGTCATCGTGTAAAAGATGATTATTTGGTTGCTTTTTGGAATGAAAATGACTTAATATATTGTGAGGACTGTGATGAGGAGCTTCAAGCTTATTATGGTGTGATGTTAGTGAAAAATTACAAGAAATTAGATGATGGAGATAGTGAATCAGATGAAGCAATTAATTATAGCGGAAAAGCCAAGTGTTGCCAAAGACATAGCTAA
- a CDS encoding aldehyde dehydrogenase family protein — protein MFNDIVRQQRDFFNTGQTRSLNFRLNQLKKLKNQIQSYETELLEALHKDLHKSETEGYLTELGVLYLHLDDTIKHLKKWAKPQRTRTPLFLQPAKSEVRREPYGVSLIIGPFNYPVLLIFDPLIGAIAGGNTALIGLSEEVPNTNKVIQQLIGEIFEKKYITTYITSIDANQAVLGEKFDKIFFTGSEFVGKIVAKSAATNLTPITLELGGKSPAIVTKFADIELAAQRIIWGKFLNAGQTCVAPDYCLVDNQVKGELLEEMRSVLIKQFGSNPQLSPDFGRIVNAKSIQRLEKIIKADQDYLWLGGTVDASDRYIEPTILVADLLDPLEAMMTEIFGPIFPVLGYDKLGEAVQFIKRHPHPLAFYPFSNKKPEINWLVNQVDCGGITVNDTILHLANDHLPFGGVGPSGMGDYHGIESIRAFTYNKSVLKRSRIISIPFLFPPYTEKNIKSFVYF, from the coding sequence ATGTTTAATGATATAGTTAGACAGCAACGGGATTTTTTTAACACCGGTCAAACAAGATCGCTTAATTTTCGCTTAAACCAATTGAAAAAACTCAAGAATCAAATTCAAAGCTATGAAACTGAGTTATTGGAAGCTTTACACAAAGATTTACATAAATCTGAAACTGAAGGTTATTTGACTGAATTAGGTGTACTTTATTTGCATCTTGACGATACAATAAAACATTTAAAAAAATGGGCAAAACCACAAAGAACACGGACACCGCTCTTTTTGCAACCGGCAAAAAGTGAGGTTCGACGAGAACCATATGGTGTTAGTCTAATTATTGGTCCATTCAATTATCCTGTATTGTTAATTTTTGATCCATTAATTGGTGCGATTGCTGGAGGGAATACTGCTTTAATTGGTTTGTCAGAAGAAGTTCCCAATACTAATAAAGTCATCCAACAATTAATTGGTGAAATTTTTGAGAAAAAATATATTACAACATACATTACCTCAATTGATGCGAATCAAGCTGTGTTAGGTGAAAAGTTTGATAAAATATTTTTTACTGGCAGTGAATTTGTTGGGAAAATCGTTGCTAAAAGTGCGGCAACTAATTTAACACCAATTACGCTAGAATTAGGTGGTAAAAGTCCAGCAATTGTGACTAAATTTGCAGATATAGAGCTCGCTGCCCAACGAATTATTTGGGGTAAATTTTTAAATGCTGGACAAACATGTGTGGCTCCAGATTATTGTCTTGTCGATAACCAAGTTAAAGGCGAATTATTAGAAGAGATGCGTTCTGTATTAATTAAGCAGTTTGGTTCTAATCCTCAATTAAGTCCAGATTTTGGTCGGATTGTCAATGCTAAAAGTATTCAACGATTAGAGAAAATAATCAAAGCTGACCAAGATTATCTTTGGTTAGGTGGTACGGTTGATGCAAGCGATCGTTATATCGAACCAACAATTTTGGTAGCTGATTTACTAGATCCTTTAGAGGCTATGATGACTGAAATTTTTGGGCCAATTTTTCCTGTGTTAGGCTATGATAAGTTAGGAGAGGCTGTGCAATTTATTAAACGTCATCCGCATCCACTAGCTTTTTATCCTTTTTCAAATAAAAAACCAGAAATTAATTGGTTAGTTAATCAAGTTGATTGCGGTGGTATTACAGTCAATGATACAATTTTACATTTAGCGAATGATCATTTACCGTTTGGTGGAGTTGGGCCTTCTGGTATGGGAGATTATCATGGGATTGAAAGTATCCGGGCCTTCACTTATAATAAGTCTGTCTTAAAACGTTCACGGATTATCAGTATTCCGTTTTTATTCCCACCATATACTGAAAAAAACATAAAATCATTCGTTTATTTTTAA
- a CDS encoding DNA translocase FtsK, with protein sequence MPVEKMVVDVPIDEPVQTELLRPMTPPPVVETVQQQESEDKSTLDWDIPLGEGDNPNYQLPTVSLLTKVPAVDQTNELKIVKHNTQVLERTFDSFNVDAKVTNYSLGPSVTKFEVQPAVGVKVSKIVGLTDDIALALAAKDIRMEAPIPGKSVIGIEVPNQTTSMVSFREVMEASPVHPDKLLEVPLGRSISGDIVSADLTKMPHLLIAGSTGSGKSVCINGIISSILMKAKPNQVKLMMIDPKMVELNVYNGIPHLLTPVVTNPRKAAQALQKVVEEMEKRYELFAGFGVRNINGYNEMIQKHNLETGDIKTFLPYIVVIVDELADLMMVASNEVEDAIIRLAQMARAAGIHMILATQRPSVDVITGIIKANVPSRIAFAVSSGTDSRTIIDGNGAEKLLGRGDMLFVPMGENKPIRVQGAFISDGEVEQIVSFVHSQQEANYVESMMPTDEGTSSNQNSQDAFDEYYQDAKALVIDMQTASISLLQRRFKIGYNRAARIVDELEASGVVGPSEGSKPRKVLMTKAEENLVPAYDETTPG encoded by the coding sequence TTGCCCGTTGAAAAAATGGTTGTTGATGTTCCAATAGACGAACCGGTTCAAACTGAATTGCTTAGACCCATGACACCACCGCCAGTTGTCGAGACTGTGCAACAACAAGAAAGCGAAGATAAAAGTACCTTAGATTGGGATATTCCATTAGGAGAAGGGGATAATCCCAACTATCAGTTGCCGACAGTGTCACTATTAACAAAAGTACCAGCGGTCGATCAAACTAATGAACTAAAAATAGTAAAGCACAATACGCAAGTTTTAGAACGTACCTTTGACAGCTTTAACGTTGATGCAAAGGTGACTAATTATAGTTTAGGACCATCAGTGACAAAATTTGAAGTTCAACCAGCTGTTGGAGTGAAAGTTAGTAAAATTGTTGGATTAACAGATGACATTGCTCTAGCTCTTGCAGCGAAAGACATCCGTATGGAAGCACCAATTCCTGGGAAATCGGTGATTGGAATTGAAGTGCCTAATCAGACAACTAGCATGGTTTCTTTCCGTGAGGTTATGGAAGCATCTCCTGTGCATCCAGATAAACTATTAGAAGTACCTTTAGGCCGTAGTATTTCTGGCGATATCGTATCGGCTGATTTAACAAAGATGCCACATCTACTAATTGCTGGGTCAACTGGTAGTGGGAAATCAGTTTGTATTAATGGGATTATTTCCAGTATTTTAATGAAAGCTAAACCTAATCAAGTCAAACTTATGATGATTGATCCAAAGATGGTTGAATTAAATGTTTACAATGGGATTCCTCATTTGCTGACGCCTGTGGTCACTAATCCACGTAAGGCAGCTCAAGCTCTACAAAAAGTGGTTGAAGAAATGGAAAAACGTTATGAGCTATTTGCAGGTTTTGGTGTCCGTAATATCAATGGATACAACGAGATGATTCAAAAACATAACTTAGAAACTGGTGATATTAAAACGTTTCTTCCATATATTGTGGTAATTGTTGATGAGTTAGCCGACTTAATGATGGTTGCTTCAAATGAAGTTGAGGATGCGATTATTCGTTTGGCTCAAATGGCGCGTGCTGCCGGAATTCATATGATTTTAGCGACACAACGTCCGAGTGTTGATGTTATTACCGGTATTATTAAAGCCAACGTGCCTTCAAGGATTGCCTTTGCCGTTTCAAGTGGAACAGATTCTCGAACGATTATTGACGGTAATGGTGCAGAAAAACTATTAGGTCGTGGTGATATGCTGTTTGTTCCAATGGGTGAAAATAAACCAATTAGGGTACAAGGCGCATTTATTTCTGATGGCGAAGTCGAGCAAATCGTCAGTTTTGTCCACTCACAACAGGAAGCTAACTATGTTGAGAGTATGATGCCAACAGATGAGGGGACATCATCTAATCAAAATAGTCAAGATGCGTTTGATGAGTACTATCAAGATGCGAAAGCATTAGTTATTGATATGCAGACAGCGAGTATTTCCCTATTGCAGAGACGTTTTAAAATAGGTTATAATCGTGCAGCACGAATTGTTGATGAACTTGAAGCAAGCGGTGTTGTTGGACCATCTGAAGGCAGTAAGCCACGTAAAGTGTTAATGACTAAGGCTGAAGAAAATTTGGTGCCAGCTTATGATGAAACGACACCAGGATAG
- a CDS encoding cation:proton antiporter, with amino-acid sequence MAVLESIILLVVLVIASNVISHYLVSIPTAIIQIAMGFAAAIFLDLNVHLETDWFMLLFIAPLLYSDAKHFPKKDLWELRAPIFANAIWLVLLTTILGGFLINLVVPQVSLSLAFALAAVLSPTDPVAVQGIAEQVKLPKRLLNLVNGESLINDASGLIAFKYALAAFLTGEFSLRTATLDFLYLSAMAVVIGIIGTRIMYAIEATLLRQGIQDAILHTSLQILTPFIIFIAAETVHASGVIAVVVSGVLSIQQKPLYRSQLSEIQLVTAKLWDMIIYLLNGVIFVLLGSTLPKAMHAAIINPEINNIKLIIYVIFIWLILLFIRTFWSYGFMWYNHWKVKDYNLAKPKFQTALLTGLTGVRGAITMVMVLSIPFYLPNGDAFTERYLIIFLASGVILTSLLAAMITLPIMTKGKKRLILSTVEENHFTQGTSNNLGEDTSNLEDLSEIEAKTLMTKQAIKALEADIDDTNQFVIMELLEDLDKQLRYLYLHNEKTSNDFYHELDVNYRKIAVNAEFDAIMELGINDNIDKKLIKNYLQMINYKKKAHSTNVTIVMKQFLYRAKRATKRMIFKNILRKRSTENTNRKDIMLLEKVSAEKATDALRDAQIALSEQDQYYRLKTSIINQISLEYQYKIERINYADNSDHSEYQLLHREFYLKSLDEERAVIQKLLEKGRISPTLANQLRQTINYNEATFLQGNID; translated from the coding sequence ATGGCTGTATTAGAATCAATTATTTTATTAGTTGTTTTAGTAATTGCCTCAAACGTTATTAGTCATTACCTTGTATCCATTCCAACAGCAATTATCCAAATTGCGATGGGCTTTGCGGCTGCAATTTTTCTTGATTTAAACGTTCATTTAGAAACAGATTGGTTTATGTTATTATTTATCGCACCATTATTATATAGTGATGCCAAACATTTTCCTAAGAAAGATTTATGGGAGTTACGGGCGCCAATTTTTGCAAATGCCATTTGGCTTGTACTTTTAACAACGATATTAGGCGGGTTCTTGATTAATCTAGTTGTACCTCAAGTATCCTTGTCCCTAGCCTTCGCCTTAGCAGCTGTCTTGTCACCGACTGATCCCGTTGCTGTTCAAGGGATTGCTGAGCAAGTTAAGTTGCCTAAGCGTTTATTAAACCTAGTTAATGGTGAAAGTTTGATTAACGATGCAAGCGGACTGATTGCTTTTAAATATGCGTTAGCTGCCTTTTTAACTGGAGAGTTTTCATTAAGAACGGCGACACTTGATTTTCTTTATCTAAGTGCAATGGCTGTAGTTATCGGTATTATCGGAACTCGTATTATGTATGCGATTGAAGCGACATTGCTTAGACAAGGAATCCAAGATGCCATTCTCCATACTTCTCTACAAATTTTAACACCATTCATCATCTTTATTGCAGCTGAGACTGTTCATGCTTCTGGTGTAATTGCAGTGGTTGTTTCGGGTGTTTTATCAATTCAACAAAAGCCCTTATACCGTAGCCAACTATCCGAAATTCAGCTAGTTACGGCAAAATTATGGGATATGATTATTTATTTACTAAACGGCGTAATTTTTGTGTTATTAGGTTCGACATTGCCTAAAGCTATGCATGCAGCGATTATTAATCCTGAAATTAATAATATTAAATTAATTATTTACGTGATTTTTATCTGGTTAATCTTATTATTTATTCGAACATTCTGGTCTTATGGATTTATGTGGTACAACCACTGGAAAGTGAAAGACTATAATTTGGCTAAACCAAAATTCCAAACAGCGTTATTAACTGGTTTAACTGGTGTTAGAGGTGCCATTACGATGGTTATGGTTCTATCGATTCCCTTCTACTTACCAAATGGGGATGCCTTTACTGAACGCTATTTAATTATTTTTCTAGCGAGTGGGGTCATTTTAACTAGTTTATTAGCTGCTATGATTACTCTACCAATCATGACAAAAGGTAAAAAACGCTTAATTTTATCGACTGTTGAGGAAAATCATTTTACCCAAGGCACAAGCAATAATTTAGGTGAAGATACGTCGAATCTAGAAGATTTATCAGAAATCGAAGCCAAGACCTTAATGACCAAACAGGCAATCAAAGCCTTAGAAGCTGATATTGATGATACCAATCAATTCGTTATTATGGAATTGTTAGAAGATTTAGATAAACAGTTACGTTATTTATACTTACATAATGAAAAGACGTCAAATGATTTTTATCATGAACTGGACGTAAACTACCGTAAGATTGCTGTTAATGCTGAATTTGACGCCATTATGGAATTAGGTATTAATGATAACATCGATAAAAAATTAATCAAAAATTATTTACAAATGATTAATTATAAGAAAAAAGCTCATTCGACTAATGTGACAATCGTTATGAAACAATTTCTTTATCGTGCTAAACGTGCGACTAAACGGATGATTTTCAAAAATATTTTACGCAAACGATCAACAGAAAATACTAATCGTAAAGATATTATGTTGCTTGAAAAAGTTAGCGCTGAAAAAGCGACTGATGCATTAAGAGATGCACAAATCGCTTTATCTGAACAAGACCAATATTATCGTTTAAAAACTAGCATTATCAATCAGATTTCATTAGAATACCAATATAAGATTGAACGGATTAATTACGCTGATAATAGTGATCATAGTGAATATCAACTTCTACATCGTGAATTTTATTTAAAATCACTCGATGAAGAACGAGCTGTTATCCAAAAATTATTAGAAAAAGGCCGTATTTCACCAACCTTAGCAAATCAATTACGTCAAACAATTAATTATAATGAAGCGACGTTCTTGCAAGGGAATATTGATTAA
- the proC gene encoding pyrroline-5-carboxylate reductase produces the protein MKIGILGAGHMGGAMLKGWLTSPDIKPEDVYVKGGSGGTAEKLQRDLNYQLVSSLEEFTYCDIIFIAVNTAIVLPTLTDLTPIISEKKIPVVSVSAGVSLDEMAVVLGADYPMAHAIPNTPVQIHQGTIGISYNKQLTIAVMELIEAAFKPLGTLIKTDEEKLGIFGTLAGCGPAFVDVFMEALADGAVLHGMDRNLAYEVAARMVSSSANLLLESGQHPGELKDQVTSPGGTTIKGITALEKEGFRYAVINALDTIMKA, from the coding sequence ATGAAAATTGGAATTTTAGGTGCTGGTCATATGGGTGGCGCTATGTTAAAAGGTTGGCTCACTTCACCAGATATAAAACCGGAAGATGTGTACGTTAAAGGCGGTTCAGGTGGTACAGCTGAAAAACTACAACGTGACTTAAATTATCAATTAGTGTCATCGTTAGAAGAATTCACTTATTGTGATATCATTTTTATTGCTGTTAATACAGCAATTGTTCTACCAACACTGACTGATTTAACACCAATTATAAGTGAGAAAAAAATTCCAGTAGTCTCTGTGTCTGCCGGTGTTTCATTAGATGAAATGGCAGTTGTTCTAGGAGCAGATTATCCAATGGCACATGCCATACCAAACACACCCGTACAAATTCATCAAGGAACAATTGGAATTTCATATAATAAACAACTGACTATAGCTGTTATGGAACTAATTGAAGCAGCCTTTAAACCCCTTGGAACTTTGATTAAAACTGATGAAGAAAAACTTGGTATTTTTGGAACATTAGCTGGTTGTGGTCCTGCCTTTGTTGATGTTTTTATGGAAGCTTTAGCTGATGGCGCTGTACTGCATGGGATGGACCGCAATCTAGCTTATGAAGTCGCTGCACGAATGGTTAGCAGTTCGGCTAACTTATTACTTGAATCTGGACAACATCCAGGTGAATTAAAAGATCAAGTAACATCACCCGGTGGCACAACTATTAAAGGTATCACAGCTCTAGAAAAAGAAGGATTTCGTTACGCTGTCATTAACGCTTTAGATACTATCATGAAAGCGTAA
- a CDS encoding helix-turn-helix domain-containing protein, giving the protein MCNILIVSSNMTLKSQLDYLFKKYFVNVFILPQADNSEQAIHICQSTIPEIILYDLSLNDDVFILHDSLTNKFPNLRAIYIDSSENFPNIQKVIRSGGIDYLVEPLNESDTLNSIHRAIISLNHISLLNYQKQSTNSTAHNAVLPLIQFIHKNFQKEISLDELANYMHLNKNYICQLFKKEVGMTFKTYLSNYRVEQAKKLLRETDWALCDISDYIGYADPAYFSRQFKKIEGISPTDYRDYYKKNFALV; this is encoded by the coding sequence ATGTGTAATATTTTAATTGTTTCGTCTAATATGACGTTAAAATCTCAACTGGATTATCTCTTCAAAAAATATTTTGTGAATGTTTTTATCCTTCCACAAGCCGACAATTCTGAACAAGCGATTCACATTTGTCAAAGTACAATTCCAGAAATTATTTTATATGATTTATCTTTAAATGATGACGTTTTTATCTTACACGACAGTTTAACTAATAAATTTCCTAATTTAAGAGCCATTTATATTGATTCTAGCGAGAATTTTCCGAATATTCAAAAAGTCATTCGTAGTGGGGGAATCGACTATCTAGTGGAACCACTAAATGAAAGCGATACCTTAAATAGTATCCACCGTGCCATTATTTCTTTAAATCATATTTCACTATTAAATTATCAAAAACAATCTACTAACTCGACTGCCCATAATGCCGTACTACCACTAATTCAATTCATTCATAAGAATTTCCAAAAAGAAATTAGCCTCGATGAGTTAGCTAACTATATGCATCTTAATAAAAATTATATTTGTCAATTATTTAAAAAGGAAGTTGGTATGACATTTAAAACTTACCTCAGTAATTACCGAGTTGAGCAAGCTAAAAAATTACTTCGCGAAACAGATTGGGCGTTATGTGATATTTCTGATTATATTGGTTACGCTGATCCTGCTTATTTTAGTCGTCAGTTTAAAAAAATCGAAGGGATTAGTCCAACTGACTATCGTGATTATTATAAAAAGAATTTTGCCTTAGTTTAA